The DNA region TTAGTGACCGCGCGAGCCATCCTGCATCACGAAAAAAACTGGCGTGAAGTTCTCGATGAACTTTTCAGGGTGTCTAAAGGAAAAGTTCTGATTGAAGAACCATACGAAGATAAAAGGAACGAAGGAAAGGTAAACGCCGCTGAAGCGATGGCTTTTTACCTGAGACTTCAGAATGAGACAGGATATGTTCATTTCAGATATTTGACGATGAACGATTATGACAGCTATTTCAAAATGAAAAATTTATCGCATCAAATTTCAATAATCAGAAGCGACGAGGAAATAGGATTCGAAGAATATTTCCGCTTTTTCGAAAAATTCGCCGATAGAAGCCGGCGCAAAGATTACTGGTACAGTGAATTCGAAAAACTGAAAAGAGAATTTTCTTCAAAAACAATATTTGACGACGACTTGGTTTGCATAGAGGCTGAGAAAAAAAGTGATTTTTTAAAATAAATTTCAAAAATCGGCTTCTTTAGTGATTTTTTCCGTAAAAGTGGTAAAATACATGCGGGAAAAACCTGAAAAGAATTATCAATTATGACAAATAAAAAAAACAACAAACCGCAGGTTTCATTAAAAAAAGCCGAAGAAAAAGACCTTCCGTATATCCGGAAACTTTGGGCGGATGAAAAGACCATGGCCGATGTAGGCGGAGTTGTTTTAATGAACGAAGAGAAGATGCTGAATTGGCACAGAAAAATTGAGGCTAGCGAAACCACTGATTATTACAGACTCATATTGAATCAGCAGGGAGAAATCGTCGGAGAAGTTAGCTTTCACAGATACAACGAGGCGGATAAAAGCGCTCACATGAACATTAAAATCGAACATTCGCACAGAGGCATGGGTTATTCAAAAATCGCCCTGGCGGAGATTCTCAGGTACTTTTTCACTGAAAAACACGGAGAAATGATGCTCGATGACGTAAGGGAAGAGAACATAAAAGCCATAAAATTCCTCCTGGCTTCAGGTTTTGAGATGTCTTCAGGACAGCCTCTGCCGAACACTGTCAGGCTGTTCATGTCGAAAAAAATGTACGAAAGAAAAATTTTGCGCCATAAATAAAATGAAAAATGTCCGGGTGTCAGAAAATGAAATTTAGAAAGAGGTAAAATCACGACATGGAAAATTTAGTTTTTCTGCCAGGTTACAAAGAAGCGGCGATGATACTTATAGGTTTTTTTCTTATCTGGGTTTGCGTCAGGAAAAATTACGAACCTCTGCTTCTGCTACCCATTGGCATTGGAATAGTGCTCGTGAACCTTCCTTCTTCACCCTTGAGAGCGGAAGACTCGATATTGGCCATGCTCTTCGAGAAGGGTGTTAAAAACGATATTTTTCCCCTTTTGATTTTTATCTCCATAGGCGCGATGATGGACTTCAAACCGCTCGTTCAGAGACCGTGGCTGGTTGTTTTCGGTGTAGCGGGACAGATAGGCATTTTTGCGACTATGATAATGGCAGTCCTTTTAGGATACAACATCCAGCAGGCTGCTTCCATCGGCATTATCGGCAGTGCTGACGGCCCGACATCGATATTTGTGTCATCTAAACTTGCCCCGGAACTGCTCGGTTTGATAACTCTCGCCGCATATTCCTACATGGCTCTGGTGCCGCTGATTCAGCCGCCGATAATGAAAGCTTTGACAACAAAGGGGGAGAGACGGGTTAAAATGCCTGTCAGCACTTTTGTTGTAGGAAAAACACTGGAAAAACTGTTCCCTTATATAATTCTGATAGTCTCCGGAATATTCTGCCCGATGAGCGTTCCTCTCATAGGTTTTTTGATGTTCGGAAACATCCTTAACACTTCGGGGGTAACAGATATGCTGGCTAAAGCGGCGAAGGATTACCTTTCCGGTCTCGTCACGCTTTTTCTCGGTATAGCTGTGGGATCTTCAATGACCGCCCACTCTTTTTTGAAGCTCGATACGTTGGTTATCTTTTTTCTCGGTCTCTTCGCATT from candidate division WOR-3 bacterium includes:
- a CDS encoding GNAT family N-acetyltransferase — protein: MTNKKNNKPQVSLKKAEEKDLPYIRKLWADEKTMADVGGVVLMNEEKMLNWHRKIEASETTDYYRLILNQQGEIVGEVSFHRYNEADKSAHMNIKIEHSHRGMGYSKIALAEILRYFFTEKHGEMMLDDVREENIKAIKFLLASGFEMSSGQPLPNTVRLFMSKKMYERKILRHK
- a CDS encoding sodium ion-translocating decarboxylase subunit beta, which produces MENLVFLPGYKEAAMILIGFFLIWVCVRKNYEPLLLLPIGIGIVLVNLPSSPLRAEDSILAMLFEKGVKNDIFPLLIFISIGAMMDFKPLVQRPWLVVFGVAGQIGIFATMIMAVLLGYNIQQAASIGIIGSADGPTSIFVSSKLAPELLGLITLAAYSYMALVPLIQPPIMKALTTKGERRVKMPVSTFVVGKTLEKLFPYIILIVSGIFCPMSVPLIGFLMFGNILNTSGVTDMLAKAAKDYLSGLVTLFLGIAVGSSMTAHSFLKLDTLVIFFLGLFAFAFSTAFGVLLGKVMLFFKVRINPLIGAAGLSSFPMSARLVHQIGQEADKTNYLLMHAASANVAGQLASVIAGGVLIDMVLKYAPTSDFTGSNLAVALKILALGMLRVFFIMAVVSLLIYGTRLVFRSKED
- a CDS encoding class I SAM-dependent methyltransferase, with product MPGIKEFVEKYGSGSVLDAGCGDGQFTKELSPHCRFIVAGDRETSFVRKAGGGETVKNLSLLCLDAVSLPFKDDEFDLVTARAILHHEKNWREVLDELFRVSKGKVLIEEPYEDKRNEGKVNAAEAMAFYLRLQNETGYVHFRYLTMNDYDSYFKMKNLSHQISIIRSDEEIGFEEYFRFFEKFADRSRRKDYWYSEFEKLKREFSSKTIFDDDLVCIEAEKKSDFLK